One stretch of Thermococcus sp. 21S9 DNA includes these proteins:
- the wecB gene encoding non-hydrolyzing UDP-N-acetylglucosamine 2-epimerase: protein MKPAFVFGTRPEIIKLSPVIRAFLERGVEPILIHTGQHYDYEMSSVFLEELELPEIDYHLEVGSGTQAEQTGKAMIKIERVLMEEKPDVTLVQGDTNTVLAGALASVKLKIPVAHVEAGLRSFDRTMPEEINRILADHASEVLFPPTEEARKNLEREGITENVYVVGNTVVDAVLQNSEVAEKKSDVLERLGLRPKEYILITAHRAENTDSRKNLEKLVQILESLPMRAVYPMHPRTRKRLEEFGLLERVEAIENLTVTKPLGYLDFLRLEKNAFAIMTDSGGIQEETIILGVPCLTLRYNTERPETVEAGGNMLVGLEKDRALSYLRQLMKDKEFYEKMANAPNPFGDGKAGERIAEILLNLHERGELRVRSSRFI, encoded by the coding sequence TTGAAGCCAGCCTTCGTGTTCGGAACGAGACCGGAGATAATAAAGCTCTCTCCTGTTATAAGGGCGTTCCTTGAGAGGGGCGTAGAGCCCATTCTAATCCATACGGGCCAGCACTACGACTACGAGATGAGCAGTGTCTTCCTCGAGGAGCTGGAGCTCCCGGAGATAGATTACCACCTTGAAGTCGGCTCCGGGACTCAGGCGGAGCAGACAGGGAAGGCGATGATAAAAATTGAGCGGGTTCTGATGGAAGAGAAGCCGGACGTAACGCTCGTTCAGGGCGACACCAACACTGTTCTGGCTGGAGCTCTGGCGAGCGTCAAGCTGAAGATTCCTGTGGCCCACGTCGAAGCCGGCCTTAGGAGCTTCGACAGGACGATGCCGGAGGAGATAAACAGGATTCTTGCAGACCACGCGAGCGAGGTCCTCTTCCCCCCGACGGAGGAAGCGAGGAAAAACCTCGAGCGCGAGGGGATAACCGAGAACGTCTACGTCGTCGGTAACACTGTCGTCGATGCGGTCCTTCAGAATTCTGAGGTGGCTGAGAAGAAGAGCGACGTGCTAGAGAGGCTTGGCCTCAGACCCAAGGAGTACATCCTCATTACGGCCCACCGTGCGGAGAACACCGACAGCCGGAAGAACCTTGAGAAGCTCGTCCAAATCCTCGAAAGCCTGCCGATGAGGGCGGTATACCCAATGCACCCACGCACGAGGAAGAGGCTCGAGGAATTCGGGCTCTTGGAACGGGTTGAGGCCATTGAGAACCTGACCGTCACGAAACCCCTCGGCTACCTTGACTTCCTCAGGCTTGAGAAGAACGCCTTCGCGATAATGACCGATTCGGGGGGAATACAGGAGGAGACCATAATCCTCGGCGTACCCTGCCTAACCCTCCGCTACAACACCGAGAGGCCTGAGACCGTCGAGGCCGGTGGAAACATGCTCGTCGGCCTCGAAAAGGACCGCGCCCTCAGTTACCTTAGACAGCTGATGAAAGACAAAGAGTTCTACGAGAAGATGGCGAACGCTCCGAACCCCTTCGGCGACGGAAAAGCTGGAGAGAGGATAGCGGAAATCCTTCTGAACCTCCACGAAAGGGGAGAGCTGAGGGTGAGAAGCTCACGGTTTATTTAG
- a CDS encoding UDP-N-acetyl-D-mannosamine dehydrogenase translates to MKGIKEIAVIGLGYIGLPTAIMFANAGFKVIGYEIREEVVEKINLGKAHIVEPKIDELLRKAVESGNLRATSNPDDIAGKDAYIICVQTPLNDDKTPNLSYLESAVRTVAKAMKKGSLIVIESTVPPLTTVKMAKLIEELTGFKAGKDFYMVHAPERVMPGRIFKELVYNSRIFGGITPESAEIAEKLYRSFVRGQTFKTSSTVSEVVKLMENTFRDVNIALANEFAFLAHQYGINVFEAIELANTHPRVRIHIPSIGVGGHCLPKDPHLLLWPAKEDFGLIKLAREINDSMPLFTKDLLFSALKELNIPPEDATIAVLGLAYKGDSDDTRNSPALAFVEAIKDDVKAVKTYDPFIPGTSGSVEEAVENADAVVIATDHTAFKSLNWESLGKLMRTRILIDGRHVVENPPRGFLFKGIGRGEF, encoded by the coding sequence ATGAAAGGGATTAAGGAGATAGCCGTCATCGGCCTCGGTTACATTGGTCTTCCAACGGCGATAATGTTCGCAAACGCCGGTTTCAAAGTCATAGGTTATGAAATAAGGGAAGAAGTTGTCGAGAAAATAAACTTGGGAAAGGCACACATCGTTGAGCCCAAGATAGACGAGCTACTCAGGAAAGCAGTCGAGAGCGGAAACCTGCGGGCGACGTCAAACCCGGACGACATAGCCGGGAAGGACGCCTACATAATCTGCGTCCAGACACCGCTCAACGACGACAAGACACCAAACCTGAGCTACCTCGAGAGCGCCGTCAGAACGGTTGCAAAGGCCATGAAAAAGGGTTCCCTGATCGTAATCGAGAGCACGGTGCCACCGTTAACGACCGTCAAGATGGCGAAGCTCATCGAGGAACTGACGGGATTCAAGGCTGGGAAGGACTTCTACATGGTCCACGCCCCGGAGAGGGTAATGCCGGGCAGGATTTTCAAGGAGCTCGTTTACAATTCGAGAATTTTCGGCGGGATAACTCCCGAGAGCGCCGAGATAGCGGAGAAACTCTACCGCTCCTTCGTCAGAGGACAGACCTTTAAAACCAGCTCAACCGTCAGTGAAGTCGTCAAGCTGATGGAGAACACCTTCCGGGATGTCAACATAGCTCTCGCCAACGAGTTCGCATTTCTGGCCCACCAGTACGGGATAAACGTCTTCGAGGCTATTGAGCTGGCCAACACCCATCCCCGTGTGAGAATTCACATTCCGAGCATTGGAGTTGGAGGCCACTGCCTCCCAAAGGACCCGCACCTCCTCCTCTGGCCAGCTAAGGAGGATTTCGGACTCATAAAGCTTGCGAGGGAGATAAACGATTCAATGCCCCTCTTCACGAAGGATTTGCTCTTCTCCGCTTTAAAGGAGCTGAACATCCCGCCGGAAGACGCCACCATAGCGGTTCTCGGACTGGCATACAAGGGCGACAGCGACGACACGAGGAACTCGCCGGCTCTGGCGTTCGTTGAAGCGATAAAAGACGACGTGAAGGCCGTTAAAACCTACGACCCCTTCATCCCGGGCACGAGCGGGAGCGTCGAGGAAGCGGTTGAAAACGCGGATGCGGTCGTTATAGCGACCGACCACACGGCCTTCAAGTCCCTCAACTGGGAGAGTCTCGGGAAGCTCATGAGAACAAGGATTCTCATAGACGGCCGGCACGTGGTGGAGAACCCGCCGAGGGGCTTCCTTTTTAAGGGCATCGGGAGGGGAGAGTTTTGA
- a CDS encoding DUF354 domain-containing protein: protein MKVWIDITNAPHVHFFKGLIKELEKTGHEVLITTREFDGLTGILDMFGFDYYVVGKHGGSTLEGKLMASAERVYKLSKLIIEEKPDLAVYKHSVEAPRVAFGLGIPSIGFVDNETAVAQNKLILPFTKLLLFPKAIDAYELLKCGADPNGMKPVNGFSELAHLYGFRPDRRVLRELGLKRNDYIVMRTEPVKANYFNGPEKSVLEDVIPLLPEMPIVLFPRTKEQRKRFERFDNVIMPEKPVDSLSLLYYARLMIGAGGTMNREAIALGTPTISTYPGKLLAVTRWLVELGVKFHSTDPVEVAEVAERMIETNGSYRNYIRSVVAGLENPMDAILREIETYEESGTFEVSETGNLRSYVRLDEGRN, encoded by the coding sequence ATGAAGGTATGGATTGACATCACGAACGCACCTCACGTTCACTTCTTCAAGGGCCTGATTAAGGAACTCGAGAAGACGGGCCACGAAGTTTTAATCACGACGAGAGAGTTCGACGGTCTCACCGGAATCCTCGACATGTTCGGCTTCGACTACTACGTGGTCGGAAAGCACGGGGGTTCCACCCTCGAGGGCAAGCTCATGGCGAGTGCCGAGAGGGTTTACAAGCTGAGCAAGCTAATAATCGAGGAGAAACCCGACCTCGCGGTTTACAAGCACTCGGTCGAGGCACCGAGGGTTGCCTTTGGCCTTGGGATTCCGAGCATAGGCTTCGTCGACAATGAGACCGCTGTGGCTCAAAACAAGCTCATACTACCCTTCACGAAGCTCCTCCTCTTCCCGAAGGCGATAGACGCCTACGAGCTCCTCAAGTGTGGTGCCGACCCCAATGGCATGAAACCCGTGAACGGCTTCTCTGAATTGGCGCACCTCTACGGGTTCAGGCCCGATAGAAGGGTCCTCAGGGAGCTCGGGCTGAAGAGGAACGACTATATCGTCATGCGCACCGAGCCCGTCAAGGCCAACTACTTCAACGGGCCGGAGAAGAGCGTCCTTGAGGACGTTATTCCCCTCCTGCCCGAGATGCCCATCGTTCTCTTCCCGAGGACGAAGGAGCAGAGGAAAAGGTTTGAGCGCTTTGACAATGTGATAATGCCCGAAAAGCCTGTCGACAGCCTCAGCCTGCTCTACTACGCGAGGCTCATGATTGGGGCTGGGGGGACGATGAACAGGGAAGCGATAGCCCTCGGAACACCGACGATATCAACATACCCCGGAAAACTCCTTGCGGTGACGAGGTGGCTCGTCGAGCTCGGCGTCAAGTTCCACTCAACGGACCCAGTAGAGGTTGCAGAGGTCGCGGAAAGGATGATAGAGACCAACGGAAGTTACAGGAACTACATAAGGAGCGTTGTCGCCGGTCTGGAAAACCCAATGGACGCGATACTGAGGGAAATAGAAACCTACGAGGAGAGCGGGACCTTTGAGGTCTCAGAGACCGGCAACCTTCGGAGTTATGTACGCCTCGATGAAGGCCGCAATTAG
- a CDS encoding stage II sporulation protein M, with product MRVKRTFLLLLATFFVGTFLGVAYAYLQPERAGEYVVKLAKEIGGLSDNPFDNFLMIFTHNAGVSLLVLVSGLFFGLGPWVMILFNGLVVGIVAGFLVEVGTPATKVILGLVPHGVVEIPAFVLAGTAGIVWYRSIREAEEPARGFKDGMKRALKLYAVTVGMLLIAAFIEAYITPKVAGL from the coding sequence GTGAGGGTCAAACGAACCTTTTTACTTCTCCTTGCAACGTTCTTCGTGGGGACATTTCTCGGCGTGGCTTACGCGTACCTTCAGCCCGAGCGTGCTGGGGAGTACGTGGTGAAACTCGCCAAGGAGATAGGGGGGCTATCGGATAACCCCTTTGATAACTTTCTGATGATTTTCACACACAACGCGGGAGTTTCGCTCCTCGTTCTCGTCTCGGGTCTCTTCTTCGGACTCGGACCCTGGGTGATGATACTCTTCAACGGCCTGGTTGTTGGAATCGTGGCAGGTTTCCTTGTAGAGGTGGGCACGCCGGCAACCAAGGTTATACTGGGACTCGTCCCCCACGGCGTCGTAGAGATTCCGGCCTTCGTCTTAGCAGGAACCGCGGGAATAGTCTGGTACAGGAGCATTCGTGAGGCTGAAGAACCTGCGAGGGGCTTTAAAGATGGAATGAAAAGAGCCCTAAAGCTCTACGCGGTGACGGTTGGAATGCTCCTAATTGCGGCCTTCATCGAGGCGTACATAACTCCGAAGGTTGCCGGTCTCTGA
- a CDS encoding lipoate protein ligase C-terminal domain-containing protein yields the protein MKHHVGEHKAKKGLIRIEFDEENGIAEHVRITGDFFVHPEETVHELEKKLEGHRLDELEHLIDEFFAMRLDVEMPYVNVEDFKIALKKALEG from the coding sequence ACAAGGCCAAGAAGGGCCTCATAAGGATTGAGTTCGACGAGGAGAACGGGATTGCTGAGCACGTCAGGATTACGGGAGACTTCTTCGTTCACCCGGAGGAAACCGTCCACGAGCTCGAGAAGAAGCTTGAAGGACACCGCCTTGACGAGCTCGAGCACCTGATTGACGAGTTCTTCGCGATGCGCCTCGATGTCGAGATGCCCTACGTGAACGTCGAGGACTTCAAGATTGCCCTCAAGAAAGCCCTCGAAGGGTGA